One region of Kytococcus sedentarius DSM 20547 genomic DNA includes:
- a CDS encoding DUF808 domain-containing protein, with the protein MAGGLAALLDDIAAMARLAAASVDDVAAGAAKASTKAAGVVVDDAAVTPQYLEGAEPNRELPMIWRIAKGSLRNKAIIVPVLLLLSQFAPWILTPLLMLGGTYLCFEGAEKVWEKISGHGDDGKAADERSEQDEEQVVKSAITTDFVLSCEILVISLNEVTDQSLLSRGLILVVVALLMTVVVYGAVALIVKMDDVGLHLAKKNDEGSAGHKLGRGMVKAMPTVLDIIGFVGMLAMLWVGGHIIMVGIDEYGLSAPYDLAHHLADMVAGTPVIGGLLAWLADTLVAMALGLVWGAIIVAVLHVLPFGPFAHEVEHGKHGSGYRRDEKAKDAGREPAHAAAGTGTGTGTQLTDDEASADGATRAPQG; encoded by the coding sequence ATGGCCGGCGGACTCGCTGCCCTGCTCGACGACATCGCCGCCATGGCGCGCCTGGCCGCGGCCAGCGTGGACGACGTGGCTGCCGGCGCGGCCAAGGCCAGCACCAAGGCGGCCGGCGTGGTGGTGGACGACGCCGCGGTGACCCCGCAGTACCTGGAGGGCGCGGAGCCCAACCGTGAGCTGCCGATGATCTGGCGCATCGCCAAGGGGTCGCTGCGGAACAAGGCGATCATCGTGCCGGTGCTGCTGCTCCTCAGCCAGTTCGCCCCCTGGATCCTGACGCCCCTGCTGATGCTCGGCGGCACCTACCTGTGCTTCGAGGGCGCGGAGAAGGTCTGGGAGAAGATCTCCGGCCACGGTGACGACGGCAAGGCCGCCGACGAGCGCTCGGAGCAGGACGAGGAGCAGGTGGTCAAGAGCGCCATCACCACCGACTTCGTGCTCTCCTGCGAGATCCTGGTCATCTCCCTCAACGAGGTGACCGACCAGTCCCTGCTGAGCCGCGGACTGATCCTGGTCGTGGTGGCGCTGCTCATGACCGTCGTGGTCTACGGCGCGGTCGCCCTCATCGTGAAGATGGACGACGTGGGCCTGCACCTGGCCAAGAAGAACGATGAGGGCTCGGCGGGCCACAAGCTGGGCCGCGGCATGGTCAAGGCCATGCCCACCGTGCTGGACATCATCGGCTTCGTCGGGATGCTGGCCATGCTCTGGGTGGGTGGCCACATCATCATGGTCGGCATCGACGAGTACGGCCTGAGCGCCCCCTATGACCTCGCCCACCACCTCGCCGACATGGTCGCGGGCACCCCCGTGATCGGTGGCCTGCTGGCCTGGCTCGCCGACACCCTGGTGGCGATGGCGCTGGGCCTCGTCTGGGGCGCGATCATCGTGGCGGTGCTGCACGTGCTGCCCTTCGGCCCGTTCGCCCACGAGGTGGAACACGGCAAGCACGGCAGCGGATACCGTCGCGACGAGAAGGCCAAGGACGCCGGGCGCGAGCCGGCCCACGCAGCAGCCGGCACCGGCACCGGCACCGGCACGCAGCTCACGGACGACGAGGCCTCGGCCGACGGCGCCACCCGGGCCCCGCAGGGCTGA
- the thiC gene encoding phosphomethylpyrimidine synthase ThiC, with translation MSCTHETDQQCEARLEQHPENHPQHRLVTVTDGEVTVPMTAISQHDSPDGSPNEDFVVYRTMGPGSDPQVGLEPVRQAWIEARGDTATHAGRERDLADDGRSALRRGEPSQAWRGRVQEPRRAQPGRTVTQLHYARRGEITPEMRYVALREGCEVELVRSEVAAGRAIIPANVNHPESEPMVIGRAFLTKVNANIGNSAVTSSIAEEVEKMSWATRWGADTVMDLSTGEDIHTTREWILRNSPVPIGTVPIYQALEKVDGVAEELTWEVFRDTVVEQAEQGVDYMTVHAGVRRRHVPLTAGRVTGIVSRGGSIMAGWCMAHRRESFLYEHFDELCEIFAAHDVAFSLGDGLRPGSLADANDAAQLAELRTLGELTQRAWEHDVQVMVEGPGHVPLHLVKENVDLEQEWCHGAPFYTLGPLATDIAPGYDHITSAIGAAPIAQHGTAMLCYVTPKEHLGLPNRDDVKTGVITYKIAAHAADVAKGHPRARDWDDAMSKARFEFRWHDQFALALDPVTAQEFHDETLPAEPAKNAQFCSMCGPKFCSMRISRDINEAYGGQMAAEAGAAAVGEPVFVELSTRP, from the coding sequence ATGTCGTGCACCCATGAGACCGACCAGCAGTGCGAGGCCCGCCTCGAGCAGCACCCCGAGAATCACCCCCAGCACCGCCTGGTGACCGTGACCGACGGGGAGGTGACCGTGCCGATGACGGCGATCAGCCAGCACGACTCCCCGGACGGCAGCCCCAACGAGGACTTCGTCGTGTACCGCACGATGGGGCCGGGGTCCGACCCGCAGGTGGGCCTGGAACCGGTGCGGCAGGCGTGGATCGAGGCGCGCGGCGACACCGCGACCCATGCCGGGCGGGAGCGTGACCTCGCCGACGACGGGCGCTCGGCCCTGCGGCGCGGGGAGCCCTCGCAGGCGTGGCGGGGTCGGGTGCAGGAGCCGCGGCGCGCGCAGCCGGGCCGGACGGTGACGCAGCTGCACTACGCCCGCCGGGGCGAGATCACCCCCGAGATGCGGTACGTGGCCCTGCGCGAGGGCTGCGAGGTGGAGCTGGTGCGCTCGGAGGTGGCGGCGGGGCGCGCCATCATTCCGGCGAACGTGAACCACCCCGAGTCCGAGCCGATGGTCATCGGCCGGGCCTTCCTCACCAAGGTGAACGCCAACATCGGCAACTCGGCCGTCACCTCCTCGATCGCCGAGGAGGTGGAGAAGATGTCCTGGGCCACCCGCTGGGGCGCCGACACGGTGATGGATCTCTCCACCGGGGAGGACATCCACACCACGCGGGAGTGGATCCTGCGCAACTCCCCGGTGCCGATCGGCACGGTCCCCATCTACCAGGCCCTGGAGAAGGTCGACGGCGTGGCCGAGGAGCTCACATGGGAGGTCTTCCGCGACACGGTTGTCGAGCAGGCAGAGCAGGGCGTGGACTACATGACCGTGCACGCCGGGGTGCGGCGGCGGCACGTGCCTCTGACGGCCGGGCGTGTGACCGGCATCGTCTCCCGCGGCGGGTCGATCATGGCCGGGTGGTGCATGGCCCACCGCCGCGAGTCGTTCCTGTACGAGCACTTCGACGAGCTGTGTGAGATCTTCGCCGCGCACGACGTCGCCTTCTCGCTGGGCGACGGGCTGCGGCCGGGGTCGCTGGCCGACGCGAACGACGCCGCCCAGCTGGCCGAGCTGCGCACCCTGGGCGAGCTGACGCAGCGGGCCTGGGAGCACGACGTGCAGGTGATGGTGGAGGGCCCCGGCCACGTGCCGCTGCACCTGGTCAAGGAGAACGTGGACCTGGAGCAGGAGTGGTGCCACGGGGCGCCCTTCTACACGCTGGGCCCGCTGGCCACCGACATCGCGCCGGGCTACGACCACATCACCAGTGCCATCGGGGCGGCCCCCATCGCCCAACACGGCACGGCGATGCTCTGCTACGTCACGCCGAAGGAGCACCTGGGCCTGCCGAACCGGGACGACGTGAAGACCGGGGTGATCACCTACAAGATCGCCGCGCACGCCGCGGACGTCGCCAAGGGCCACCCGCGGGCCCGGGACTGGGACGACGCCATGAGTAAGGCGCGCTTCGAGTTCCGTTGGCACGACCAGTTCGCGCTGGCGCTGGACCCGGTGACCGCGCAGGAGTTCCACGACGAGACGCTGCCGGCCGAGCCGGCCAAGAACGCGCAGTTCTGCTCGATGTGCGGGCCGAAGTTCTGCTCGATGCGGATCAGTCGTGACATCAACGAGGCCTACGGCGGGCAGATGGCCGCCGAGGCGGGTGCCGCGGCCGTCGGCGAGCCGGTGTTCGTCGAGTTGAGCACCA
- a CDS encoding mismatch-specific DNA-glycosylase: MPRRPSPLGGRRPHRDELARFANETVDDVLHDAVRLLIVGVNPGLWTAAVNAPFARPGNRFWPSLHRAGLTDRQLDVTHGLSDADAAHLRERGIGITNLVARASVRADELGAEELRLGHHRLEGLVQGLHAGTGRLPVVAVAGITAFRTAWGDRHAQLGRQEGRVAGAPLWVVPQPSGLNAHENIDTLADKWRQVAAEVDWPAGLSRRRPSGR, from the coding sequence GTGCCGCGGCGCCCGTCCCCCCTGGGCGGGCGCCGTCCGCATCGTGACGAGCTGGCCCGGTTCGCCAACGAGACGGTAGACGACGTGCTGCACGATGCGGTGCGACTCCTCATCGTGGGCGTGAACCCAGGGCTCTGGACGGCGGCGGTCAACGCCCCCTTCGCCCGCCCGGGCAACCGCTTCTGGCCGTCGCTCCACCGAGCGGGCCTGACCGACCGCCAGCTGGACGTGACCCACGGGCTGTCCGATGCGGACGCGGCCCACCTGCGCGAGCGCGGCATCGGCATCACCAACCTGGTGGCCCGGGCCTCGGTGCGCGCCGACGAGCTCGGCGCCGAGGAACTGCGTCTGGGGCACCACCGCCTGGAGGGCCTGGTGCAGGGACTGCACGCCGGCACGGGGCGGCTCCCCGTGGTGGCGGTCGCGGGGATCACGGCCTTCCGGACGGCCTGGGGCGACCGCCACGCCCAGCTCGGCCGCCAGGAGGGGCGGGTCGCCGGTGCTCCCTTGTGGGTGGTGCCCCAACCCAGCGGGCTCAACGCGCACGAGAACATCGACACCCTGGCCGACAAGTGGCGCCAGGTGGCCGCCGAGGTCGACTGGCCGGCGGGCCTCAGCCGTCGACGAC